The following proteins are encoded in a genomic region of Diabrotica virgifera virgifera chromosome 1, PGI_DIABVI_V3a:
- the LOC126892688 gene encoding uncharacterized protein LOC126892688, giving the protein MVDTFLENLAALKTLGLPTEHWDFIMCNLLLSKLDDDSIKLFELENKSNEIPSFKKLVAFIETQYIAYDNLDSSIGEGKKLSRAPNNTEPKVKSKHQAGNSRHNRSSSSFVTNSSSVCCALCKQSHYLNQCSLFLKKSPKERYQFCKESSSCFKCLNQANHSVKSCPKCFKCSKCSSNLHNSLFHFDRNRSNSQSSSENNSPGSSGIESSTEVSHCAASFVGKKNETKKEILLGTVLVPAIDSKGCKQPLRCLLDSGSMSSFISRKAANRLGWPKTPCSFEINGLNSMQTKLNQGQISFSIQPRHQESPVFHLEAIITDRVCSDLPSTQIDISAWNYIKNLKLADPKFNCSQSVDLLIGCSIFSKVLLEGKIEGKPGQPDAPNTVFGYILLGPTSTPNLSSTSLVCLSNVEDSLDSSLRRFWELENIQEEPVSEPEDVLCETMYRETHSRDVSGKYAVSLPFRESPPCLRDSYDVA; this is encoded by the coding sequence ATGGTAGACACATTTTTGGAAAATTTAGCCGCATTGAAAACCTTAGGCCTTCCCACCGAGCATTGGGATTTCATTATGTGCAATTTGCTTTTGTCGAAATTAGATGATGATTCCATTAAGTTATTCGAGTTGGAAAATAAGTCTAATGAAATTCCgtcatttaaaaaattagtagCGTTCATCGAAACACAATACATCGCGTATGATAATTTAGACAGTAGTATAGGTGAGGGAAAGAAGTTGTCGCGGGCCCCAAATAACACGGAGCCAAAGGTCAAGTCCAAACACCAGGCTGGTAATTCAAGGCACAATCGTAGTAGCTCGTCGTTCGTGACAAATTCGTCATCAGTATGTTGCGCGTTATGCAAACAAAGCCATTATCTCAACCAGTGTTCGCTGTTCTTGAAAAAATCGCCAAAAGAGAGATATCAGTTTTGTAAAGAGTCTTCTTCCTGTTTTAAGTGTCTTAATCAGGCTAACCATTCAGTCAAGTCGTGTCCTAAATGCTTCAAATGTAGTAAATGTAGTAGTAATCTCCATAATAGTTTGTTCCACTTCGATAGAAACCGTTCCAATAGTCAGTCGTCCTCAGAAAATAATAGTCCAGGGTCATCGGGAATCGAATCGTCTACTGAAGTATCCCATTGTGCCGCTAGTTTTGTAGGAAAGAAAAATGAAACCAAAAAGGAAATCTTGCTCGGTACTGTTTTGGTTCCTGCAATTGACAGTAAAGGGTGCAAACAACCCTTGAGATGTCTTCTTGATTCGGGTTCGATGAGTTCGTTCATTAGTCGAAAGGCTGCCAATCGATTGGGATGGCCTAAAACTCCTTGCTCGTTCGAAATTAACGGACTCAATTCGATGCAAACGAAACTGAATCAGGGGCAAATAAGTTTCTCTATCCAACCTCGTCATCAGGAGTCACCGGTGTTTCATTTGGAGGCTATTATTACAGATCGGGTTTGCTCGGATTTGCCCAGCACCCAAATAGATATTTCTGCTTggaattatattaaaaatttaaagttagCGGATCCCAAATTTAATTGTAGTCAATCGGTCGATTTGTTAATTGGTTGTAGTATATTTTCGAAGGTGTTGTTAGAGGGCAAAATTGAAGGCAAACCGGGACAACCTGATGCCCCAAATACCGTTTTTGGATATATTTTGTTGGGCCCAACTAGCACACCCAACCTTTCGTCAACGTCGCTTGTTTGTCTTTCAAATGTGGAAGACTCGTTAGATTCTTCGTTAAGGAGATTTTGGGAACTGGAGAACATACAGGAAGAGCCAGTTTCAGAACCGGAAGACGTTCTGTGCGAAACCATGTATCGGGAAACACATAGTCGGGACGTCTCGGGGAAATATGCTGTGTCTTTGCCTTTTCGTGAATCGCCGCCTTGTTTAAGAGATAGTTATGATGTTGCTTAA
- the LOC126892698 gene encoding uncharacterized protein LOC126892698 — translation MQEYIDLGHMKLVPKVEKTKGKYYIPHHCVVKSESVSTKIRVVYNASQKSPRLGKSLNDCLLVGHKLQQDTVSLLLNFILNRVALCADIRQMYRNILVVPEHTDYQRVLWRLSSHEEIQEYRLLTVTFGVVSSPYLALRTLQQLMLDEGSRFPKAASLVCNASYIDDFVFGASALEEAQSLVEELVALLKLGGFELRKWCSNEPKLLSQFPESHITPHSINFDPESNGPSLKILGLKWIAQSDVFQFAVKLQDVPCTKRSFLSELARIYDPCGYLTPITFFIKHLIQRL, via the coding sequence ATGCAGGAGTATATTGATTTAGGTCATATGAAATTGGTCCCTAAGGTTGAAAAGACAAAGGGAAAGTATTATATTCCACATCATTGTGTTGTTAAATCGGAAAGTGTTTCTACCAAAATTCGAGTGGTATATAATGCGTCTCAGAAAAGTCCCAGGCTTGGTAAATCGTTGAATGATTGTTTATTAGTCGGTCATAAGCTACAACAGGACACCGTCTCGCTTTTGTTAAATTTTATACTTAATCGTGTTGCGTTGTGTGCAGATATTCGTCAGATGTATCGTAATATTTTAGTAGTTCCTGAGCATACGGATTATCAACGTGTGTTATGGAGATTGTCTAGCCATGAGGAGATTCAGGAATATCGTTTGTTAACTGTCACTTTTGGAGTTGTATCCTCGCCGTATCTCGCTCTAAGAACCCTTCAACAACTAATGTTAGACGAAGGCTCTCGTTTTCCTAAAGCCGCCTCGCTCGTTTGTAATGCTTCTTATATTGATGATTTTGTTTTCGGTGCCTCGGCGCTCGAAGAAGCACAAAGTCTAGTTGAAGAATTAGTCGCTTTGTTGAAGTTAGGAGGCTTTGAGTTACGGAAATGGTGTTCGAACGAACCCAAATTGTTGTCGCAATTTCCTGAATCGCATATTACTCCTCATTCTATTAATTTTGATCCAGAATCAAATGGTCCTTCTTTAAAAATCCTTGGTTTGAAGTGGATTGCACAGTCCGATGTCTTTCAATTTGCAGTCAAATTGCAGGATGTCCCTTGTACCAAAAGATCGTTTTTATCCGAATTAGCTCGAATTTATGACCCGTGTGGTTATCTAACACCTATTACCTTTTTCATCAAACATTTAATCCAACGACTTTAA